From the genome of Podospora pseudoanserina strain CBS 124.78 chromosome 7 map unlocalized CBS124.78p_7.2, whole genome shotgun sequence, one region includes:
- the GSH2 gene encoding Glutathione synthetase (EggNog:ENOG503NU0F; COG:Q), with protein sequence MTSNAPYPPALDAGLETERLSQTIKDWSIANGLAVRPPPALVGQNQDPEGILAINAPVTLFPSPFPKSCFEEAKAIQTNYNELYARISQDEEFLGRLVQEVAGGDDFIAKLWEIHLKVKEEGYVQNLSLGLFRSDYMVHQDGDHLQIKQVEFNTIASSFGGLSAQTSLLHQHLSKTEYPLLTTPIPPNTLNLPPNTSAHSLAAGLRAAYEAYGPSILNHPTCILFIVQDGERNIFDQRHLEYSLQQSSIPVFRLPFSQLLTHTTLSPTPLRQLLYHLPHNPSQIFEVAVTYLRAGYGPNDYPTPSSWLARRRIETSNTIPCPTILTQLAGMKKVQQVLATPPGPSTLAKFIPDEEKSSALWRTFTNIYPLDSSSPAGREARRLATDPKECLKYVMKPQREGGGNNFYKGAIPEQLKKVPEEHWNSFILMELITPPAVQNTILRQGKLEQGGVICELGVYGTCLWDQKTGQVKHNEEAGYLLRTKGDQSEEGGVAAGFGCMDSVALV encoded by the exons ATGACTTCAAACGCCCCCTATCCCCCAGCTCTAGATGCAGGTCTGGAGACAGAAAGACTGTCTCAGACTATCAAGGATTGGTCAATCGCCAATGGGCTTGCCgtccgtcctcctcctgcatTGGTAGGCCAGAATCAAGACCCTGAGGGAATTCTGGCTATCAATGCCCCTGTCACGCTTTTCCCAAGTCCATTCCCAAAAAGCTGCTTCgaggaggcaaaggcaaTCCAGACGAACTACAATGAGTTGTATGCTCGAATCAGtcaggatgaggagtttTTGGGCCGTCTTGTTCAAGA GgttgccggtggtgatgattttATTGCCAAGCTTTGGGAGATTCATCTCAAAGTAAAAGAGGAAGGCTATGTTCAG AACCTCTCTCTTGGTCTTTTCCGGTCAGACTACATGGTTCACCAAGACGGTGACCACCTCCAAATTAAACAGGTTGAGTTCAACACGATAGCCTCTTCCTTTGGAGGGCTCTCTGCTCAAACCTCGCTGCTCCATCA ACACCTATCAAAAACAGAGTACCCCCTCCTAACCACCCCCAttccccccaacaccctcaacctcccccccaacacctccgcCCACTCTCTCGCCGCCGGCCTCCGCGCCGCCTACGAAGCCTACGGGCCCTCAatcctcaaccacccaaccTGCATCCTTTTCATCGTCCAAGACGGCGAACGCAACATCTTCGACCAACGCCACCTAGAATACTCCCTCCAACAATCCTCCATCCCCGTCTTccgcctccccttctcccaacTCCTaacccacaccaccctctcccccacccccctccgccaactcctctaccacctcccccacaacccctcccaaatCTTCGAAGTAGCCGTCACCTACCTCCGCGCAGGCTACGGACCAAACGActaccccaccccctcatcctgGCTCGCCCGCCGCAGAATCGAAACCTCCAACACGATTCCCTGTCCCACAATCCTAACCCAGCTAGCCGGCATGAAAAAGGTACAACAAGTCCTCGCCACCCCTCCCGGCCCTTCCACCCTCGCCAAATTCATCCCCGACGAAGAAAAATCTTCCGCGTTGTGGCGGACCTTCACAAACATCTACCCCCTGGacagctcctcccccgcaGGGAGGGAAGCCCGGCGCCTGGCCACCGACCCGAAAGAGTGTCTAAAGTACGTCATGAAGCCCCAGAGGGAAGGCGGCGGAAACAACTTTTACAAGGGCGCCATCCCGgagcagctgaagaaggTGCCCGAGGAGCACTGGAATAGTTTTATTCTGATGGAGCTCATCACGCCGCCCGCGGTGCAGAATACCATCCTGAGACAGgggaagctggagcagggGGGCGTGATTTGCGAGTTGGGGGTGTACGGGACTTGTTTGTGGGATCAGAAGACCGGCCAAGTCAAACACAACGAAGAGGCGGGTTACCTACTAAGGACAAAGGGGGATcagagcgaggaggggggtgtggcGGCTGGGTTTGGGTGCATGGATTCTGTTGCTTTGGTGTAG
- a CDS encoding uncharacterized protein (EggNog:ENOG503PGWP) → MENMGGRGGGDGDQKDMRGRPREPAVTVCHVCGDRVRPQLYCPSCGHPLCGRCRKEPSPQNKQEMGSVNGDGGGEKHGQGGVGDEVERVSVAVATGLPSPAAATTPDGEGGGLVEVVRKSNGEIIAVEKRRPVKTNPFVIADQIARKVSDPQVSSTTIPVVAMPPVSKLPKYDLTTVVDRKHCVPVAPSDAAEHPRIQQSQREPHPERLSHSYASSSRGSSVVPPPSPGVPSNSARMLAAAEEREEERTAALQAKDGPHVHRPEREPDPTTPSPTFLASNDRAHVLQHQARREKERTTPPVLRRVKVLAQTNKSGALQQVLQVDVDSGGSAQDNSGMETGGGRKSSGKSIPRARVTSPPAWLKGTGPFSSSSAASAASVAAQPGSIAGRLKKVGLDSSKTKSSPQLGQQSLGGKKKEGRGTTDSTATVTVVRPGGDGDARRGSNSQVSPGGLGRRGEGQKQQEQQLRSYPFPPGQQKQQSGGQQQHHSHESSGFWKVPSSVNMSMAAGAGAGARAASKATSEATIDGSNRLGGGGRRERSSVGGTATGPAGTGTVMVAGDEDDDVGIQGLTIVLHLRGKDDLVISTDLTREGGAGTEGGQEGTGRVLGVVGRWG, encoded by the exons ATGGAGAAtatgggaggaagaggaggaggagatggagaccAAAAGGATATGAGGGGAAGACCAAGGGAGCCGGCGGTGACGGTTTGTCATGTTTGTGGAGACAGAGTTAGGCCGCAGTTGTATTGTCCTTCTTGTGGGCATCCTTTGTGTGGGAGGTGCAGGAAGGAACCTTCTCCGCAGAATAAACAGGAGATGGGAAGTGTgaatggggatggtggtggtgagaagcaTGGACAGGGGGGGGTaggggatgaggttgaaaGGGTGAGTGTGGCTGTTGCTACTGGATTGCCTtcacctgctgctgctacgaCGcctgatggggagggaggggggctggtggaggttgtcAGGAAGTCGAATGGGGAGATCATTGCTGTTGAGAAGAGGCGGCCCGTG AAGACGAATCCGTTCGTCATTGCTGACCAGATTGCCAGAAAGGTTTCGGATCCCCAAGTCAGCAGCACAACTATTCCTGTCGTTGCCATGCCTCCTGTCTCGAAGCTGCCCAAGTATGATCTTACCACTGTTGTTGACCGCAAGCATTGTGTACCTGTTGCTCCGTCTGACGCCGCCGAACATCCCCGGATTCAACAGAGCCAGAGGGAGCCCCACCCTGAGAGACTGTCACACAGTTATGCTAGCTCGTCAAGGGGCTCGTCGGTTGTCCCGCCCCCCTCACCTGGAGTTCCAAGCAATAGTGCACGTATGCTTGCTGCCGctgaagagagggaggaggaaaggacTGCTGCTCTGCAGGCTAAGGATGGTCCTCATGTTCACCGCCCGGAGCGGGAGCCAGATCCTACTACGCCTTCTCCGACATTTCTGGCGTCCAATGATAGAGCTCACGTCTTGCAGCACCAGGCGAGAcgggaaaaggagaggacTACGCCTCCTGTTTTGAGACGGGTCAAGGTTCTTGCTCAGACAAATAAGTCCGGGGCATTGCAGCAGGTTCTTCAGGTCGATGTGGACAGTGGTGGTTCTGCTCAGGACAATAGTGGGATGGAGACTGGGGGAGGTCGTAAGAGTAGTGGCAAGTCTATTCCTCGTGCTAGAGTGACTAGCCCGCCTGCCTGGCTCAAGGGCACTggccccttttcctcttcttctgctgcttctgctgcttcgGTGGCCGCTCAACCGGGGAGTATTGCTGGGAGATTGAAAAAGGTGGGGTTGGATTCGAGCAAGACGAAGAGTAGTCCGCAGTTGGGTCAGCAGTCACtggggggaaagaagaaggaggggaggggtacGACGGATTCCACTGCTACTGTTACTGTGGTGAGacctggtggtgatggagatgcaCGGCGGGGATCAAACTCGCAGGTGTCGCCTGGGGGGCTTGGGAGACGGGGTGAGGGacagaaacaacaagaacaacagcTGAGGAGTtatccttttcctcctggacagcagaagcagcagtctggtggtcaacaacaacatcattcTCATGAGTCGTCTGGGTTTTGGAAGGTGCCGTCTTCTGTGAATATGAGTatggctgctggggctggggctggggctaGGGCTGCTTCAAAGGCGACGAGTGAGGCTACGATTGATGGGAGTAACCggcttggtggaggaggccggcGAGAGAGGAGTAGTGTTGGGGGGACTGCAACAGGTCCtgcggggacggggacggtgatggtggcgggggatgaggatgatgatgttgggatTCAAGGGTTGACGATTGTGTTGCAtttgagggggaaggatgATTTGGTGATTAGTACTGATTTGActagggaggggggagctggGACGGAGGGGGGCCAGGAGGGAACGGGCCGAGTATTGGGAGTAGTTGGTCGGTGGGGATGA
- the ATP16 gene encoding delta subunit of the central stalk of mitochondrial F1F0 ATP synthase, atp16 (COG:C; BUSCO:EOG092657H8; EggNog:ENOG503P4C9) — MNSLRIARAAIRARPALLRAPVQRRGYAEAVSDKIKLSLSLPHQAVYKSQDVVQVNIPAESGEMGVLANHVPSIEQLKPGVVEIIEESGNKQFFLSGGFAVVQPNSVLSINAVEGFPLEDFSAEAVRSQIAEAQKVASGSGSEQEIAEAKIELEVLETLQAHLK, encoded by the exons atgaaCTCCCTTCGCATTGCCCGCGCCGCCATCCGGGCTCGCCCGGCTCTTCTCCGCGCCCCCGTCCAGCGCAGAGGCTACGCCGAGGCCGTCAGCGACAAG ATCAAGCTTAGCTTGTCGCTTCCCCACCAG GCTGTCTACAAGTCCCAGGATGTCGTCCAGGTCAACATCCCCGCCGAGTCGGGTGAGATGGGTgtcctcgccaaccacgTTCCTTCGATCGAGCAGCTGAAGCCCGGTGTCGTCGAGATCATTGAGGAGAGCGGCAACAAGCAGTTCTTCC TTTCCGGTGGTTTTGCCGTTGTTCAGCCCAACTCCGTTCTGAGCATCAACGCCGTCGAGGGCTTCCCCCTTGAGGACTTCAGCGCCGAGGCTGTCCGCAGCCAGATTGCTGAGGCGCAAAAGGTTgccagcggcagcggcagcgagcaggagattgccgaggccaagattgaGCTTGAG GTCCTCGAGACTCTCCAGGCCCACCTCAAGTAG